The following DNA comes from Deltaproteobacteria bacterium.
CGAGAAGCTCGCGTCGAGGAGGGAGCGCTCGGTGATCTGCATCTCCACCGGCCCCATGGCGAAGACGCCCTCGGTGGTGACGCGGTAGGCGGCCTTGGCCTCGCCCGCGGCGTCCTCGATCTTCAGGTGCATGAAGCCGATGCGCTGCCCGGAGGAGAGCTCCATCCGGTACCAGCGGCTCCCCAGCTCGGTCTGGGCGGCCGGCCCGAGGGAGGCCTTCGGCTGGAGGTGCGGGTGACCGCAGGCAGAGAGGGCGAGGAGGGCGAGGGCGGGCAGTAGGCGGAGGCTGCGCACGGGGGGCTCCTGGTCTCGGGGGGAAGAAGCCCCCCATAGCAGCGCCCGAGGGCCGCAGGCAAATCAGCCGGCGAGGGCGCCGAAGACCAGCAGGCCGCCGGTGAAGAGGCCGATCACCGAGAGCACGACCCCGGCGATGGCCGTCTTCTTGCGGCCCACCGGGGGCACCGACTCGGCGTTCACCCGCCGCAGGCCGATGAAGGAGAGGATGCCCGAGAGGAGCGCCAGGCCGGGGACCAGGAGGGAGAAGAGCGAGAGGACGAAGCCCGCCCGCGCCAGCTGGTTGTCGTAGTAGGCCCGGTACATCTTCTCCAGCGCCTCCCGGGGTACCTCGAGGTCGAAGGCCAGCTGGTTGCGGGTGCTCTTGTAGGCGGAGAGGAAGAAGATGAAGGGCAGCACCTGCCGGCCGAGGCTGGCGCCGAAGCCGAAGCCCATCCCCTCCTCGGTGCCGGCGAAGGTCAGGGCGTTCGAGACCGCCCCGAGCAGGATCAACCCGAAGAGCCCGAGCCGCGCCCAGGGCTTGAGCAGGAAGTAGGCGCCGTAGACGACGATGGCGATCGCCGCGAAGACGATCTGCGGAAGCGCCGAGAGGACGCCGCCGGGGACCCCGAGCTCCAGCTCCTCGGGGATCGCCAGCGCGAAGATCAGCGTGCCGAGCACCACGAGGTTGCCCAGGGTCCCGGTGAGGCCGAAGAACCAGACGAAGGCGTCGCGGCGGCCGCGGAACTTCGCCTCGATGGCCCGGGTGTAGTCGACGTCCTCGCGCCTGCGGCAGGTGTCGCAGAAGGGCTTCCCGGCCACGAAGGCCAGGCAGCCCGCGCAAGCGAACGCGCCGCACCGCTCGCAGATCGCGGCGGCCGGCGCGTCCGGGTGCTTGGCGCAGGCGGGCCCCACCTCACCCTCCACCGCCAGCGGGGGGTGAGGGGACAGCTCCGGTGAGGTCACGCCCAACGGGATCCTAGAGCGGGCTGACCGGCGCGGGCGCCGGGGCCGGAGCCGGGGCGGTCTCCTCGGCGGGCGGGGGAGGCGGAGCCTCTTCCTTCTTCTGCTTGCCGGCGCAGCCGGGCATCAGGAAGAGAGCGGCGATTCCGATGGCAAAGAGAAAGCGCATGGCGAGTTCCTTGTGTTTGGTTCGCGGCCCGCTCACCGGTCGATCGGGCCGGAAGGAAAGCCTACCTCCGATCGCGCCTCCGGGGGCAAGCCCCCTCCGGATGAAATCGCTTCCACGACGACCCCGTCCAGGCCTCCGAGGGATGGCTCGAGATCGACTCCATCTCGAGCCACGGATCTCTTTCGGTCGGGCGCGCGAGCGATTAGGCTCGCGCGCCCGTGACCGAGCCCACCCTCAAGCTGATCGAGCTGTATCGCTCCCTCCAGGGGGAGAGCACCCTCGCCGGCGAGCCCTGCGTCTTCATCCGGACGGCGGGGTGCAACCTGCGCTGTGTCTGGTGCGACTCGGAGTACACCTTCACGGGGGGGGAGCCCTGGACCCTGGAGGCCATCCTCGCGGAGGTCGAGCGCCTCGGCCCCGGCCACGTGGAGCTCACCGGGGGGGAGCCCCTCCTCCAGCCCGCGGTGATCCCCCTGATGGAGCGCCTCCTCGAGGCGGGCCGGGAGGTGCTGCTGGAGACCTCGGGCTCCCTCTCCCTGGAGGGGGTGCCGGCGGCCGTGCGGAAGATCGTGGATCTGAAGGCGCCGGGCAGCGGGGAGGAGGCCCGCAACCGCTGGGAGAACCTGGAGCGCCTCGGCCCCCGGGACGAGCTGAAGCTGGTCCTCGCCGACCGCGAGGACTACCTCTGGGCCCGGGAGCAGCTCGCCCGCCGGGACCTCGCCTCGCGCTGCGGGCGGGTGCTCTTCTCGCCGGTGGAGGGCCGCCTCGAGCCGGCCCGGCTCGCCGCCTGGATCCTGGAGGATCGCCTGGCGGTGAGGCTCAACCTGCAGCTCCACCGGATCCTCTGGCCGGAGTCCTCCCGGGGGGTCTGAAGAGGTAGGCATGGTGGTAGACTCGCCCCACCATGAAGACGCTCACGAGAGGGATCTCGAGCCTCCTCTTCCTGGGTCTCCTGGCGCTCCCCCGGGCGAGCGAAGGGGCGACCCTCTTCGAGGATCAGTTCACTTGCTCCAATAGCGCCACCATCGGTGCGTCACCGGAGCTCACCGGCTGGGTCTCCACCAGCGTCGCCCAGGATCCCTGGTCCAGCGTGGGCACCGACGGGGTGATTCCGACGGCCGGCGAGGGCTCGACCACGGGCTCCTTCGCCGACGGCACCATCGACTGGCACGAGAACATGCTGCTGACGGGGGCGACCGACTGGTACAACGTCTCCCTCGACGCCACGATCAACTCGGCCGACAACGACACCGTGGGGCTGGTGGTCCGCTACGCAAACGAGGGCTCCTACTACCTCTGCACGATGAACGAGGACGCCGGCCCCGCCTGCACCGACAACGCCGGCATCGGGACCCGGGGGCTGCGTCTGCGGCGGGTGCACGCCGGCACGACCTGCAACAACGGCTACTCCGTCGCGAACGCCACCTTCAACTACACCTCCGGCACGACCTACGCGTTCCGGCTCTCCGCCATCGGCAGCGTCGTCACCTGCACCGTCGACCTGAACGGCAACGGCCTCTTCGGCGACGGCCCCGACGTCTCGGTCAGCTACACCGACGGCGCCCCCCTCCCGGCGGGCCGGGTGGGCCTCTACACCTACACCAACGGCGCCGTGACCTTCGACGCCGTGGCCGTCACCAGCTCGGATCCCGACAACGACCTGGACGGCGTGACCAACACCACCGAGGTGGCCCTCGGCCTCTCCTCGGCCCTGGCGGACACCGACGGGGACACGATCTCGGATCGCCACGAGGTGCTCTCCCACGGCTACGTCCCCGACACCGACTTCGACGGCACCATCGACGCCCTGGACACCGACTCCGACGGCGACGGCTTCTCGGACGCCGAGGAGGCGGGGGACACGGACCTGGCCACGCCTCCGGTGGACCTCGACTGCGACGGACTGCCCGACTACCGGGACCTCGACTCCGACGGCGACGGCTCCCCCGACGCCGTGGACAGCTGCCGGACCGACCCCACCCTCGCCGACACCGACGGCGACACCGTCGGGGACGGCTGCGACCCGGCCCCGAGCGACCCCTGCGTCTGCCTC
Coding sequences within:
- a CDS encoding radical SAM protein, translated to MTEPTLKLIELYRSLQGESTLAGEPCVFIRTAGCNLRCVWCDSEYTFTGGEPWTLEAILAEVERLGPGHVELTGGEPLLQPAVIPLMERLLEAGREVLLETSGSLSLEGVPAAVRKIVDLKAPGSGEEARNRWENLERLGPRDELKLVLADREDYLWAREQLARRDLASRCGRVLFSPVEGRLEPARLAAWILEDRLAVRLNLQLHRILWPESSRGV
- a CDS encoding B-box zinc finger protein — protein: MTSPELSPHPPLAVEGEVGPACAKHPDAPAAAICERCGAFACAGCLAFVAGKPFCDTCRRREDVDYTRAIEAKFRGRRDAFVWFFGLTGTLGNLVVLGTLIFALAIPEELELGVPGGVLSALPQIVFAAIAIVVYGAYFLLKPWARLGLFGLILLGAVSNALTFAGTEEGMGFGFGASLGRQVLPFIFFLSAYKSTRNQLAFDLEVPREALEKMYRAYYDNQLARAGFVLSLFSLLVPGLALLSGILSFIGLRRVNAESVPPVGRKKTAIAGVVLSVIGLFTGGLLVFGALAG